In Plasmodium sp. gorilla clade G2 genome assembly, chromosome: 5, one genomic interval encodes:
- a CDS encoding metabolite/drug transporter, putative, with protein sequence MEVTSTLLEKGKNFAQDPSEVFPESKKFFFSSIGKAHLINSLYGIGYTIQIAMLPYLLISSNAGIEHNGYLLTLFSLLQFAGSIFFGRMADIWGVKKSFYLSLISSCLMYLMIMVCESTWAYYISFLPSFFMQTFQASSLLVCLKTDFNKRTGALGYLNLSYGMGIIFGSFLAGLMVNFVGSRGNLLIALLSQLIALYISTTLEEDPKLLKSSNIDKMKMGEIFLSIKNEYIRVLNLFKKTYGICLLILFGLLPILMTKFAFAPVVVDMFKLTPSHTSYLMTYAGIITIIAEGILAPYLSSLLGDMICCKYSIPLTLTGFLLLSLCGTNESLVLIFMSIPLCGGALLYICGTSQMTKRVEESELGSIIGLNTSLFYAVTIIAPYIAFKSYIALGLGLYWLLCAFICFVVTLYIFVIDKSTLKIFKDDKDSVETIFSSIKSIL encoded by the exons atggAAGTAACATCAACATTATTAGAAAAGGGTAAAAACTTTGCCCAAGATCCATCTGAGGTTTTTCCTGAGTccaaaaaattttttttttcgtcaATTG gtAAAGCTCATTTGATAAATTCCCTCTATGGAATCGGCTATACTATTCAAATAGCAATGCTGCCATATTTG TTGATAAGTTCTAATGCAGGCATAGAACACAATGGATATTTATTAACCTTATTTTCGCTTTTACAATTTGCGGGAtccattttttttggaaGAATGGCAGACAT atggGGTGTAAAAAAGTCCTTTTATTTATCTTTAATTTCCTCTTGCTTAATGTACCTAATG ATCATGGTGTGCGAATCGACGTGGGCTTACTACATCAGCTTCTTACCATCCTTTTTTATGCAAACATTTCAAGCTTCTTCCTTATTAGTGTGCTTAAAAACAGATTTCAATAAAAGGACAGGAGCTTTAGGTTATCTGAATCTAAGCTACGGAATGGGTATTATATTCGGTAGTTTTTTAGCAGGTTTGATGGTTAACTTTGTAGGATCAAGAGGAAATTTATTAATTGCATTATTATCACAATTAATagcattatatataagtacaACATTAGAAGAAGATCCAAAATTATTGAAAAGCTctaatatagataaaatgaaaatgggagaaatatttttaagtattaaaaatgaatacataagagttttaaatttatttaaaaaaacatatggaatatgtttattaattctttttggATTATTACCTATATTAATGACAAAATTTGCTTTTGCTCCTGTAGTTGTAGATATGTTTAAATTAACTCCTTCACATACATCATATCTAATGACTTATGCAGGTATAATAACTATCATTGCTGAAGGTATACTTGCTCCTTATTTAAGTTCTTTACTAGGGGATATGATTTGTTGTAAATATTCAATACCACTTACATTAACaggttttttattattatcattatgtgGAACTAATGAATCACTTgttcttatatttatgtcTATTCCATTATGTGGAGGtgctttattatatatatgtggaaCTAGCCAAATGACAAAACGAGTGGAAGAATCAGAATTGGGTTCTATTATTGGTTTGAATACATCTCTTTTTTATGCCGTTACAATAATAGCTCCATACATTGCCTTTAAATCATACATCGCCTTGGGATTGGGTCTATATTg GCTCCTGTGTGCCTTTATTTGTTTTGTTGTTACTCTCTACATTTTTGTAATTGATAAATCTACCTTGAAAATTTTTAAAGACGATAAAGACAGCGTAGAAACAATATTTTCCAGCATTAAAtcgattttataa
- a CDS encoding translation initiation factor IF-2, which translates to MFQVWHLYKTLIFIFYILSLQQYVCHSSNHVKSINRCFIPFISEYMYKQKNRKNNKSYDYNSSQYCNRITPYDNYNKQLKYKINIFRHFYYNKENEYNTISSINKLNFDNIQRDNTIYKLKKKYYKVRKVQEKINTLKSKEEESLISETNNKNDSSVKVKGRRKKKNISNDENVMNPNNKSESNINSKQNDSSYNNNNNLYNDKHMDHIITHKKNKINNNIDGKHNINNTLNEINKEENSSNKDHNNKKRKENNYNVTKKYIKNDHLSYNNINTKSSEYEKNVSPLDEKYIGKTFEGYVYSVNKNAACIKLQTINKYGLLFKNKANLGDDIEDMNDFFEKDQKVHVKILGMNTKKNIYYLGNIIKYNENIKLNKGEYSKGLITKICDSYCFIKVLKNGSSGYLHKSKLFSINDIEKQKSDNSNNNYNTSQLYNNDNLQTNLIYKLQFTKIFNIWDIIDVEILGTPQNDYKSNYILTIPTGSKTYKKIFNYLNMLKENEDIHDIQYKGDYMYPIDNNKNENIIDPIIDNHNLNTNKKKKKNLYDLQNNINHSPFNNFHAEDEYLFNEHVQEKFHTSYEKNKKYKNIYDKENNHKINKSYYLKKNKELPFNNKFKKIIKNVYDLPHTITLSMLSKTIKIPLASIKKYFVIHENKEYNSSYKINSEQIKRICEHFKIDCNIQQGDDNVITTDNETTKNFQEKIVKNVRQDVMNEREEEQVIKVEEKIKNDEMVRKKQKGNEEKHMDEKDMDEKDMDKKYMDEKYMDEKYMDKKYMDVQNIDVQNMDVQNMDVKNMDVQNIDVKNVDVQNMDAQNINNNITLTKSIICQTEESKDAPVGDQNESLDEKNYMEKSKEKKKKKEKGKSRKKNNDTTLTLKSNNIEKSKSTLDDKKRNVVVTFIGHINHGKTSLFDYICKTNEQKKEYGLITQNIRAFKATVRNNFTFTLVDTPGHEAFMPMRSRGVKISDLSILVISGEEGIQEQTVECIKLIKEFNIKIIIAITKVDMPNVDVDRIINDLLYHDITTELNGGEIQVVECSIYKEESIDKLLDAIYLESEFLNLQMNPDNKPEQAQGVVLDSYIDKNGIVSINLLQSGVLNINDYFYTGSSYGKVKILKDHLNKNIKTAYPSDPIKIIGYNKNSVPVAGDKFYVVENETLAKEIAEHNKNKMLTMEINNFSYDEMNMDKYKDFIISRENKIGASANTIGENNIKNDNEGNMTSDDKDTSDNDSSDDDITGDDNDTSDNDSSDDNIKEMKKYKNNKSFAKDDFLKIHLNNTNENMIEIDPSTHIVDNEIKNIYSNYIIKCDKQGSIEVLKNCMLKLEKEDSIYKIKNKIIYADIGNVTSSDIKYATSFNATIIAFGVKLSNDIKGSKNSKGSKNHNNYPIIYSNVLYELIENIEKEMEKKLSKKPMGELKGRAQILKVFNISKLGKVAGCVVKKGTININSNIRILRNDKVIYMGKILSIKIIKEEKTQVTEGDECGMGFQNFLDFEPNDIIESYEN; encoded by the coding sequence ATGTTTCAAGTATGGcatttatataaaacctTAATCtttatattctatattttaAGTTTACAACAATATGTATGTCATTCATCTAATCATGTAAAAAGTATTAATAGATGTTTTATCCCCTTTATTTcagaatatatgtataaacaaaaaaacagaaaaaataataaatcatatgattataatagCAGTCAGTATTGTAATAGAATAACAccatatgataattataataaacaattaaaatataaaataaatatttttcggcatttttattataataaagaaaatgaatataatacaatatcgtcaataaataaattaaactTTGATAATATACAAAGAGACAACACAATATACAAactaaaaaagaaatattataaagttAGAAAAGtacaagaaaaaataaacacaTTGAAATCTAAAGAAGAAGAATCTCTAATTTctgaaacaaataataaaaatgattcaAGTGTAAAAGTAaaaggaagaagaaaaaaaaaaaatatatcaaatgatgaaaatgttaTGAatccaaataataaaagtgaaAGTAATATTAATTCAAAGCAAAATGATTCctcttataataataataataatttatataatgacaAACATATGGACCATATAATTacgcataaaaaaaataaaataaacaacaATATAGATGGAAAAcacaatattaataatacattaaatgaaattaataagGAAGAAAATTCTTCAAATAaagatcataataataaaaaaagaaaagaaaataattataatgtgacaaaaaaatatataaagaatgaccatttatcatataataatataaatacaaaatcTAGTGAATACGAAAAAAATGTATCACCATtagatgaaaaatatataggcAAAACATTTGAAGGTTATGTTTATagtgttaataaaaatgcGGCATGTATTAAATTACAaactattaataaatatggtttgttatttaaaaataaagcaAATTTAGGTGATGACATTGAAGATATGAAcgatttttttgaaaaagatCAAAAAGTTCATGTGAAAATACTTGGTATGAATACaaagaagaatatatattatttaggaaatattataaaatataatgaaaatataaaattaaataaaggaGAATATTCAAAAGgtttaataacaaaaatatgtGATTCTTACTGTTTTATTaaagttttaaaaaatggaagTAGTGGATATTTACATAAATccaaattattttctataaatgatatagaaaaacaaaagagtgataattcaaataataattataatacatcacagttatataataatgataatttacAAACaaatcttatatataaattacaatttacaaaaatatttaatatatgggATATAATAGATGTTGAAATATTAGGAACACCACAAAATGACTATAaatcaaattatatattgacAATACCAACAGGAtctaaaacatataaaaaaatttttaattatttgaatatgttaaaagaaaatgaagatattcatgatatacaatataaagGTGATTATATGTATCCTAttgataataacaaaaatgaaaatataatagatCCAATTATAGACAATCATAATCTTAATActaataagaagaaaaagaaaaatctaTATGATTTAcagaataatattaatcattctccttttaataatttccATGCAGAAGATGAATATTTATTCAATGAACATGTCCAAGAAAAATTTCACACttcttatgaaaaaaataaaaaatataaaaatatatatgataaagaaaataatcataAGATTAACAAATcgtattatttaaaaaaaaataaagaattaccttttaataataaattcaaaaaaattattaaaaatgtttatGATCTTCCTCATACTATTACTTTATCCATGTTATCTAAAACAATTAAAATACCATTGGcatctataaaaaaatattttgtcatccatgaaaataaagaatataattcAAGTTATAAGATCAATTCGGAACAGATAAAACGAATATGTGAGCATTTCAAAATAGATTGTAATATACAACAGGGCGATGATAATGTGATTACAACAGACAATGAGACAACTAAGAATTTTCAAGAAAAGATTGTTAAAAATGTTCGACAGGATGTAATGAACGAACGTGAAGAGGAGCAAGTTATCAAGGTGGAAGAAAAgattaaaaatgatgaaatggTTAGGAAAAAACAAAAGGGTAATGAGGAAAAGCATATGGATGAAAAAGATATGGATGAAAAAGATatggataaaaaatatatggatgaaaaatatatggatgaaaaatatatggataaaaaatatatggatgTGCAAAATATTGATGTTCAAAATATGGATGTGCAAAATATGGATGTTAAAAATATGGATGTTCAAAATATTGATGTTAAAAATGTGGATGTTCAAAATATGGATGcacaaaatattaataataatataacactTACAAAATCCATAATCTGCCAAACGGAGGAATCGAAAGACGCTCCAGTGGGTGACCAAAATGAATCCcttgatgaaaaaaattatatggaaaaaagtaaggaaaaaaaaaaaaaaaaggaaaaaggaaaaagtcgaaaaaaaaataatgataccACTTTAACattaaaaagtaataatattgaaaaatcAAAGAGTACCCTGGATGATAAAAAACGAAATGTCGTAGTGACATTTATAGGACATATAAATCATGGAAAGACATCAttatttgattatatatgtaaaacaaatgaacaaaaaaaagagtaTGGACTTATAACACAAAATATAAGAGCATTTAAAGCAACAGTAAGAAATAACTTTACATTTACTCTTGTGGATACACCAGGACATGAAGCATTTATGCCTATGAGAAGTAGAGGAGTTAAAATCTCAGATTTAAGTATTCTGGTTATATCAGGAGAAGAAGGAATACAAGAACAAACTGTGGaatgtataaaattaataaaagaatttaatataaaaattattattgcaATAACTAAAGTAGATATGCCTAATGTTGATGTAGAtagaataataaatgatttGTTATATCATGATATAACAACCGAATTAAATGGAGGGGAAATACAAGTAGTTGAATGTTCTATTTATAAAGAAGAAAGTATAGATAAATTGCTAGATGCAATATATTTAGAATCTGAATTTCTTAATCTACAAATGAATCCTGATAATAAACCTGAACAAGCTCAAGGTGTTGTTTTAGATtcttatatagataaaaatggAATCGTttctataaatttattacaaAGTGGTGtcctaaatataaatgattatttttatactgGATCATCATATGGAAAAGTGAAGATATTAAAagatcatttaaataaaaatattaaaactgCATATCCATCTGATCctattaaaattattggatataataaaaattctgTTCCTGTAGCAGGTGACAAATTTTATGTTGTCGAAAATGAGACACTTGCTAAAGAAATTGCAGAacataataagaataaaatgtTAACAAtggaaattaataatttttcatatgatGAGATGAATATGGACAAGTATAaagattttataatttccagagaaaataaaattggaGCATCTGCAAATACAATAGGGGaaaataatatcaaaaaTGACAATGAAGGAAATATGACAAGTGATGATAAAGATACAAGTGATAATGATTCAAGTGATGATGATATCACAggtgatgataatgatacaAGTGATAATGATTcaagtgatgataatataaaagaaatgaaaaagtataaaaataataaatcatttgCAAAGGAtgactttttaaaaatacatttgAATAATACAAACGAAAATATGATTGAAATAGATCCTTCAACACACATAGtagataatgaaataaaaaatatatactcaaattatattatcaaatgtGATAAACAAGGAAGTATTgaagttttaaaaaattgcatgcttaaattagaaaaagaagatagtatatataaaataaaaaacaaaattatatatgctGATATAGGTAATGTAACATCAagtgatataaaatatgctACAAGTTTTAATGCTACTATTATAGCTTTTGGTGTTAAATTATCAAATGATATTAAAGGCtcaaaaaattcaaaaggttcaaaaaatcataataattatcctattatatattcaaatgttttatatgaacttatagaaaatattgaaaaagaaATGGAAAAGAAGTTAAGTAAGAAACCAATGGGTGAATTAAAAGGAAGAGCTCAAATTTTAAaagtttttaatatatctaaaCTTGGAAAGGTTGCTGGTTGTGTTGTTAAAAAAGGTACTATCaatataaatagtaatattCGTATTTTAAGAAATGATAAAGTTATTTATATGGGGAAAATACTttctattaaaattattaaagaagaaaaaacacAAGTAACAGAAGGTGATGAATGTGGTATGGGTTTTCAAAACTTTCTAGATTTTGAGCCAAACGATATAATCGAATCGTatgaaaattaa
- a CDS encoding ubiquitin carboxyl-terminal hydrolase 2, putative produces MDTLSNTNTPNKNVLLDKIQILNLFKILDNLPFEPKSDKEIWYIVNKEFIDNLRYYECGKSDSYSNIINNKIFLEDYNNVNTKSRIVKEYENSNGVGFLLYPEKAIEILEKHFIFDVKIPRAVYAYKTNRKEKIIYKVDIQPLKIVVYSKNPNEHSNPSKMKIVILRNDTVENVLKEIVGTVDSATLRKNLFYADELDNKREKNWKGLYIFNCIEYALSKKVCEFCIDENSCLLITSERPDIKCIMNRSNNNVSYSKKEGHNRRMEIHSGLKNNNNDDDEENTNEYLDGENNNNNSMSEIEKRSISYIFDKGGDRGLINLGNTCFLNSSLQCLSKILKFSNYFLSGSFWNHINYSNPVGQHGRLAKAYYETLTEMWKINKRDCPYAPKVLKEAISEKRDEFYGYQQHDSQELLAFLLDGLHEDLNLIRKKPYYEEKLQGGVDKLDVDVAEASWNRHKEINNSIIVDLFQGQYRSRLQCPKCKKVSITFDPFMYLSIPLPPKKNHRIWFHVILSRDIPIAIRFSCTFNGSQEVLKLKIFFLNIIKNMKNKKRNILLHSKSIIKNNKYPHEGSNAFNFHAKFLDDNKNDLYDENEYNNNNNINSNNINSNNINDDVSNYIKALKNKSKITNTLKEQDIQIIYETICSMCNISSIDELEVNNLCFLYTKLKNLACNNFFQVLNNSDFVTEPHTRNGKGISHIFVYILPKIFSHLIDKNIDLKVDECLEVLTNSTVTTNNTSLKDEEDINIRTETNDKKTVKNKHCTNKIVKKRKGLLSNPLRKGTLGPDHQKYYQEDDVEENIENTNEINIQQEDNKIINNNHNDNIKKNSNEYISYNDLLNDQAFINDNYHYLNDKYFSVLIVPLCKDEQLLYKMKNNDLPLLYNIPFNYTLEELYNKVKYSYNKNNHIKTSIMKMNSCLKMEKNDMSNSLYHKNKNVESPKKDNTLNGTGHNIDIYQNDDNNSMNVNGCKGIDTCYNLDDKININGNSINGNDISNKYANSMLNEYNNNNNDNNNNSNNNNNNNNIINDEEDNSYDDFLDKFSLYLPCYNLKEEWNPKDNLGLELKRDGTYLSDYIKNSEEKRLIIIYLNTVSMEDELSLDIKTLTFVDLEEKYGIDTCLKLFSEEEHLDENNTWYCSNCKLHVQAYKKLDLFRMPIILILHLKRFNNTNRWLRTKIDSYVYYPHKEKEYLNMAPYILPDGLKHMTKLNPKYAPLYELIGVNCHTGSLCGGHYFAYVKLNDQWYNFNDSCVSTIDEAEVNTKNAYLLFYQLISHKNEKFSGYAQTRNLDEQQAILMANASYYN; encoded by the exons atggacaCGTTATCTAATACAAATACCCccaataaaaatgtattactAGACAAGATACAGATTTTAAACTTATTTAAAATTCTTGATAATTTACCATTTGAACCCAAAAGTGATAAAGAAATATG GTATATAGTCAATAAAGAGTTCATAGATAATTTAAGATACTATGAGTGTGGAAAAAGTGACAGTTattcaaatattataaataataaaatatttttagaagattataataatgtaaatacaAAAAGTAGGATTGTCaaagaatatgaaaatagTAATGGCGTGGGTTTTCTTCTATACCCAGAAAAGGCTATAGAAATATTAGAAAAACATTTTATCTTTGATGTAAAAATTCCAAGAGCAGTATATGcttataaaacaaatagaaaagaaaaaataatatataaggtTGATATCCAACCATTAAAAATTGTtgtatattcaaaaaatccTAATGAGCATTCTAACCCttcaaaaatgaaaattgtGATTTTAAGAAATGATACGGTtgaaaatgttttaaaagag ATTGTTGGAACTGTCGATAGTGCCACATTGCGtaagaatttattttatgcaGACGAATTAGACAACAAAAGAGAAAAGAATTGGAAAggcttatatatatttaattgtatTGAATATGCTTTATCAAAAAAAGTATGTGAATTTTGTATTGATGAGAATTCTTGTTTATTAATAACAAGCGAAAGACCtgatataaaatgtataatgaatagaagtaataataatgtaagtTATAGTAAAAAGGAAGGACATAATAGAAGGATGGAAATTCATAGtggattaaaaaataataataatgatgatgatgaagaaaatacaAATGAATATTTGGATGGTgagaacaataataataatagtatgaGTGAGATTGAAAAAAGAAGTATtagttatatatttgataaagGAGGTGATCGTGGTCTTATAAATTTAGGAAATACatgttttttaaattcatcaTTACAATGTTTATCTaagattttaaaattttcaaattattttttgagTGGTTCTTTTTggaatcatataaattattcaaaTCCAGTTGGACAACATGGAAGATTAGCAAAAGCATATTATGAGACGTTAACTGAAATGtggaaaattaataaaagagaTTGTCCTTATGCACCTAAAGTTTTAAAAGAAGCCATAAGTGAAAAGAGAGATGAATTTTATGGATATCAACAACATGATTCACAAGAATTATTAGCATTTTTATTAGATGGATTACATGAAGATTTAAATTTGATTCGAAAAAAACCTTATTATGAAGAAAAGTTACAAGGAGGTGTTGATAAATTAGATGTTGATGTAGCTGAAGCTTCTTGGAATAGAcataaagaaattaataattctaTAATTGTCGATTTATTTCAAGGTCAATATAGATCAAGATTACAATGTCCTAAGTGTAAAAAAGTTAGTATAACATTTGATccttttatgtatttatcaATTCCATTACctccaaaaaaaaatcatcGAATATGGTTTCATGTAATACTTAGTAGAGATATTCCTATTGCTATTAGATTTTCTTGTACATTTAATGGTTCTCAAGaagtattaaaattaaagattttctttttaaatataataaaaaatatgaaaaacaagaaaagaaatatattattacatagtAAATCCAtaatcaaaaataataaatatcctCATGAGGGTAGCAATGCATTTAATTTTCATGCCAAGTTtttagatgataataaaaatgatttatatgacgaaaatgaatataacaataataataatattaatagtaataatattaatagtaataatattaatgatgatgttagtaattatattaaagctttaaaaaataaatcaaaaattACCAACACTTTGAAAGAACAAGatatacaaattatatatgaaactATATGCTCTATGTGTAATATATCATCTATTGATGAATTAGAAGTTAATAATCTTTGTTTTCTTtatacaaaattaaaaaatttagcATGTAATAATTTCTTTCAAGTGTTAAATAATTCCGATTTTGTAACAGAACCACATACAAGAAATGGTAAAGGAATTAGTCATATCTTTGTTTATATACTTCCTAAAATATTTAGTCATTtaattgataaaaatattgatttAAAAGTAGATGAATGTCTAGAAGTATTAACAAACTCCACTGTTACAACAAATAATACTAGTCTtaaagatgaagaagatataaatataagaacagaaacaaatgataaaaaaacagtaaaaaataaacattgtactaataaaattgtaaaaaaaagaaaaggattATTATCTAACCCTTTAAGAAAAGGAACACTTGGACCAGAtcatcaaaaatattatcaagaAGATGATGTCgaagaaaatatagaaaatactaatgaaataaatatacaacaagaagataataaaattataaataataatcataatgataatattaaaaaaaattcaaacgaatatatatcatataatgatttattaaatgatcaagcttttataaatgataattatcattatttgaatgataaatatttttctgttCTTATTGTTCCATTGTGTAAAGATGAACaacttttatataaaatgaaaaataatgatttaccattattatataatattccttTTAATTACACACtagaagaattatataataaggttaaatattcatataataaaaataatcatataaaaacatcaataatgaaaatgaataGTTGTTTAAAGATGGAAAAAAATGACATGAGCAATTCATTATatcataagaataaaaacGTTGAAAGTCCTAAAAAGGATAATACTTTAAATGGTACAGGTCATAATATTGATATCTatcaaaatgatgataataatagtatgAATGTTAATGGTTGTAAAGGTATTGACACTTGTTACAACCTTGAcgataaaattaatattaatggtAATAGTATTAATGGTAATGATATTAGTAATAAATATGCCAATAGTATGCTCAacgaatataataataataataatgataataataataatagtaataataataataataataataatattataaatgatgaagagGATAATAGTTATGATGATTTCCTAGATAAGTTTAGTTTATATTTACCATgctataatttaaaagaagaatGGAATCCGAAAGATAATTTAGGATTAGAATTAAAAAGAGATGGTACTTATTTATcagattatataaaaaattctgAAGAAAAAAGacttatcataatatatttaaatactGTTAGTATGGAAGATGAATTATCATTAGATATTAAAACATTAACATTTGTCGAtttagaagaaaaatatggtATCGATACttgtttaaaattattttcagaAGAAGAACATctagatgaaaataatacatgGTATTGTAGTAATTGTAAATTACATGTACAggcatataaaaaattagatCTATTTCGTATGcctattatattaatattacatcTAAAAAGATTTAATAATACCAATAGATGGTTAAGAACAAAAATCgattcatatgtatattatccacataaagaaaaagaatatcTAAATATGGCACCATATATATTACCAGATGGATTAAAACATATGACAAAATTAAATCCAAAATATGCTCCACTCTATGAATTAATTGGAGTCAATTGTCATACAGGTAGCTTATGTGGAGGTCATTATTTTGCATATGTTAAATTAAATGATCAGTGGTATAACTTTAATGATTCATGTGTATCTACTATTGATG